A stretch of Telopea speciosissima isolate NSW1024214 ecotype Mountain lineage chromosome 11, Tspe_v1, whole genome shotgun sequence DNA encodes these proteins:
- the LOC122644908 gene encoding aspartic proteinase CDR1-like yields the protein MAFMETLLSLISLLSSAFLLHAVVEGPKTIMLSLIHPFSPHSPFYPVNITDIEKIDLLIQGTEGRMHHLFSTMRERNWNGSSEVDDIVAPVQYTGSFYVAQVGIGSFPSFPGQKGLPYFLMVDIGSDVTWVQCEGCDPCIPLQQPNFPYNTSQSYRPIPCGDPTCPFPNHDCFQSFCGFGISYGGNPEPLTEGAIVRETLTFPSDIRGTESYDNLFLGCAFKNYNHNFRQPNKIGGILGLGFPGTQTDAFLNQVGKKCFSYCLSISEDINSQLYIGEGAKMVGPQVLSTPLLRGLHEQLYYVDLQDISIQNIRLRLQASFSGGSAIDTGCPMTILVSNVYARVRIGFVQYFAQFHIQPFNDESKPRDVPMLDLCFPIPSGFNRYPTMTFHFRGADLVVQPTGIFIPGRGYVCVALESGPITMIGAFQQTQYKFSYDLEMGDRRQGVNGALRFAPHNCGSPA from the coding sequence ATGGCTTTCATGGAGACTTTGTTATCTCTAATTTCTCTACTCTCAAGTGCTTTCCTACTACATGCCGTTGTTGAAGGTCCCAAGACCATCATGCTAAGTCTCATTCACCCATTCTCCCCTCACTCACCTTTCTATCCAGTGAACATAACAGATATTGAGAAGATTGATCTACTTATTCAGGGCACAGAAGGACGTATGCATCATCTATTCTCAACAATGAGAGAACGAAACTGGAATGGTAGCAGTGaggttgatgacatagtggcaCCAGTGCAATATACTGGTAGTTTCTATGTAGCCCAGGTAGGTATAGgttcatttccatcttttcctGGCCAAAAGGGGCTGCCATATTTCTTGATGGTTGACATTGGAAGTGATGTAACATGGGTTCAATGTGAAGGTTGTGATCCTTGCATTCCCCTACAGCAACCCAATTTCCCATATAATACATCTCAGAGTTACAGGCCTATTCCTTGTGGTGATCCAACCTGTCCATTTCCAAACCATGATTGCTTTCAATCATTTTGTGGATTCGGAATAAGTTATGGGGGCAACCCAGAGCCCTTAACAGAGGGAGCCATTGTAAGAGAGACCTTAACCTTCCCTTCTGATATTAGAGGTACAGAATCTTACGATAATTTATTCTTGGGTTGTGCCTTTAAGAACTACAACCATAACTTTCGACAACCGAATAAAATTGGTGGGATTTTGGGCTTAGGGTTTCCAGGCACTCAAACTGATGCCTTCTTGAACCAAGTAGGCAAAAAATGTTTCTCATATTGCCTATCTATCTCTGAAGACATAAATTCTCAGTTATATATTGGAGAAGGTGCAAAGATGGTAGGACCACAAGTGCTTTCAACACCATTGCTAAGAGGATTACATGAACAACTATACTATGTGGATTTGCAAGATATTAGTATCCAAAACATTCGCCTTAGACTACAGGCATCCTTCTCTGGGGGTTCTGCTATAGATACAGGATGTCCGATGACTATACTTGTTTCTAATGTTTATGCTCGTGTGAGAATTGGCTTTGTTCAATACTTCGCCCAGTTTCATATTCAACCATTCAATGATGAAAGTAAACCAAGAGATGTGCCAATGTTAGATCTCTGCTTCCCTATCCCGTCCGGTTTTAATAGGTATCCAACTATGACATTCCATTTCAGAGGAGCTGACCTTGTTGTGCAACCCACTGGTATATTTATTCCAGGGAGAGGTTATGTTTGTGTTGCACTTGAATCAGGTCCTATTACAATGATTGGAGCTTTTCAACAAACACAATACAAGTTCTCCTATGATttggaaatgggagatagaagACAAGGAGTAAATGGTGCTCTTCGCTTTGCTCCTCACAATTGTGGGTCCCCTGCTTAA